Proteins found in one Mesorhizobium sp. CAU 1732 genomic segment:
- the glmU gene encoding bifunctional UDP-N-acetylglucosamine diphosphorylase/glucosamine-1-phosphate N-acetyltransferase GlmU translates to MSQRSCLSVVLAAGEGTRMKGDLPKVLHQIAGLPLIAHVVRATNSGGTVDVAVVVGREADAVRAAVAPFAAHAETFLQTERLGTAHAVLAAREAIARGYDDVLIVFGDTPLVEAQSLADLRAELAAGADVVVMGFQAPDPTGYGRLIERDGSLVAIREHRDATEEERGIDICNGGLMAVSGKHALSLLDAVGNDNAKGEYYLTDIVEIAASRGLKVVATRAPYENILGINNRAELAQAEAVWQARRRTALLLNGVTMTAPETVHLSHDTQIAQDALIEPNVFFGPGVTVASGARIRAFSYLEQATVAENAEIGPFARLRPGARIGRKAKVGNFCEVKNAVLDEGAKINHLSYVGDAHVGAKANLGAGTITCNYDGFGKHHTEIGAGAFIGSNTSLVAPITIGAEAYIASGSVITDDVPDDALAFGRARQTNKDGFGKRLRQKYAARAGK, encoded by the coding sequence ATGAGCCAGAGAAGTTGTCTGTCGGTCGTCCTCGCGGCAGGTGAGGGCACGCGCATGAAAGGGGACCTGCCGAAGGTCCTGCACCAGATCGCGGGTCTCCCGCTGATCGCCCATGTGGTGCGCGCGACAAACAGCGGCGGAACGGTGGACGTGGCGGTCGTCGTCGGGCGCGAGGCGGATGCGGTGCGGGCAGCCGTCGCGCCGTTCGCGGCGCATGCGGAGACGTTCCTTCAGACCGAGCGCCTCGGCACGGCGCATGCAGTGCTGGCGGCGCGTGAGGCGATCGCGCGCGGCTACGACGACGTCCTGATCGTGTTCGGCGACACGCCGCTGGTCGAGGCGCAATCCCTGGCCGATCTGCGCGCCGAACTGGCAGCGGGCGCGGATGTCGTGGTCATGGGCTTCCAGGCGCCGGACCCGACCGGTTACGGCCGCCTGATTGAGCGCGACGGTTCGCTGGTGGCGATCCGCGAGCATAGGGATGCCACGGAGGAAGAGCGCGGCATCGACATCTGCAATGGCGGGCTGATGGCGGTTTCGGGAAAACACGCTTTGTCGCTGCTCGATGCTGTCGGCAACGACAACGCCAAGGGTGAGTATTACCTCACCGACATCGTCGAGATCGCGGCCTCTCGCGGCCTGAAAGTGGTTGCGACGCGGGCGCCGTATGAAAATATCCTGGGCATCAACAATCGGGCCGAGCTCGCGCAGGCCGAAGCGGTATGGCAGGCGCGCCGCCGCACCGCGCTGCTGCTCAATGGCGTCACGATGACGGCACCGGAAACGGTTCATCTCAGCCATGACACGCAGATCGCGCAGGATGCGCTGATCGAGCCGAACGTGTTCTTCGGTCCGGGCGTCACCGTGGCGTCCGGCGCGCGTATCCGCGCGTTTTCCTATCTGGAGCAGGCAACCGTCGCCGAAAACGCCGAGATCGGGCCGTTCGCGCGGCTGCGCCCCGGCGCGCGCATCGGCAGGAAAGCCAAGGTGGGCAATTTCTGCGAGGTCAAGAACGCGGTCCTGGACGAAGGCGCGAAGATCAACCATCTGTCCTATGTCGGAGACGCGCATGTCGGCGCGAAGGCCAATCTGGGCGCGGGCACGATCACCTGCAATTATGACGGCTTCGGCAAGCACCACACCGAGATCGGAGCGGGCGCCTTCATCGGATCGAATACGTCTCTTGTGGCCCCCATCACCATCGGGGCAGAAGCCTATATCGCGTCGGGAAGCGTGATCACCGACGATGTGCCGGACGACGCGCTGGCTTTCGGGCGGGCCAGGCAGACCAACAAGGACGGCTTCGGCAAGCGGCTGAGGCAAAAATATGCGGCGCGGGCGGGCAAGTAA
- a CDS encoding succinate dehydrogenase assembly factor 2 yields the protein MTGTTRSSSDLDPRRRKALFRSWHRGMREVDLILGSFADGEIGNLTDDELTVYESFMAELDADILRWVTGEASVPPSHDTPVFAKILAYRASPIS from the coding sequence ATGACCGGAACAACGCGGTCCAGTTCCGACCTCGATCCCCGCCGCCGCAAGGCGCTTTTCCGCTCGTGGCATCGCGGCATGCGCGAGGTCGATCTGATCCTGGGAAGTTTCGCCGATGGCGAGATCGGCAACCTCACCGACGACGAATTGACGGTCTACGAATCATTCATGGCCGAGTTGGACGCCGATATCCTGCGATGGGTCACCGGCGAGGCCTCCGTGCCGCCCAGCCATGACACGCCCGTCTTTGCGAAAATCCTCGCCTATCGCGCAAGCCCGATATCCTAA
- a CDS encoding DUF502 domain-containing protein, with product MTRLRNYFLTGFIVTAPLAITAYLAWSFVGWVDSWVKPYIPERYNPDNYLPFAVPGFGLIVALLLITLVGFMTANFIGRTIVQVGENLLDRMPLVRNVYRGLKQIFQTVLANRTELFSKVGMVEWPRRGTWSLVLIPKQQASELNDVLMEKEGETIAVFRPITPNITTGYIMYVARKDVIMLNMTVEEAARFLVSAGLVTPEQIEPPIAEDGQPARSSLTASSRP from the coding sequence ATGACCCGATTGCGAAACTACTTCCTGACGGGATTCATCGTCACGGCGCCGCTTGCGATTACCGCCTATCTCGCATGGTCCTTCGTCGGCTGGGTGGATTCGTGGGTGAAGCCCTACATTCCCGAGCGCTACAACCCCGATAATTACCTGCCCTTCGCCGTTCCGGGCTTCGGCCTGATCGTGGCGTTGCTGCTGATCACGCTGGTCGGCTTCATGACGGCGAATTTCATCGGCAGGACGATCGTGCAGGTGGGCGAGAACCTGCTGGACCGCATGCCGCTGGTGCGCAACGTATATCGCGGCCTCAAGCAGATCTTCCAGACGGTGCTGGCCAACCGCACTGAGCTGTTCAGCAAGGTCGGCATGGTCGAATGGCCCCGTCGCGGCACATGGTCGCTCGTGCTGATCCCCAAGCAGCAGGCGTCCGAACTGAACGACGTCCTGATGGAAAAAGAAGGCGAGACGATCGCGGTCTTTCGGCCGATCACGCCCAACATCACGACCGGCTACATCATGTATGTGGCGCGCAAGGATGTGATCATGCTCAACATGACCGTGGAGGAAGCGGCGCGCTTCCTGGTGTCCGCCGGCCTGGTAACGCCAGAACAGATCGAGCCGCCGATTGCGGAGGATGGTCAGCCCGCGCGCAGCAGCCTTACGGCATCGTCGCGGCCGTAG
- the recG gene encoding ATP-dependent DNA helicase RecG, which yields MRPSVLDPLFASVTTLDGIGSKLAALLANVVPVDTTGRDVRIGDLIFVLPHGMIDRRKRYEIATAPEGVIVTIEVRIDRHQAPSRGGGSMPYRVFAHDETGELALTFFHAKGAWLQNVLPEGERMIVSGRMEWFNGRPSMVHPDHMVLADRAGELPLVEPVYPLTAGLSTKVLRRSILAAVDQVPPLPEWMDPELMRRRSFPALNEALARLHNPADPVEIDPNSAAWRRLAYDELLAGQLALALVRRRIRKASGRPLVGDGRYEALIRAALPYSLTESQSIALSEIKADLALPERMLRLLQGDVGSGKTVVALLAMARAAEAGGQSALMAPTEILARQHLATIAPLAERAGLRAAILTGRDKGAERQRTLDDIAAGRIDFVIGTHALFQESVAFHDLALAIVDEQHRFGVHQRLSMSAKGDTPDMLVMTATPIPRTLVLTAFGDMDVSRLPEKPAGRQPIQTATLPIERLSDLVERLRKAVAEGQKVYWICPLVEESEEVKLMSADERFTALQPAFAGKIGLIHGRMNGRDKDEAMRAFKAGETRLLVGTTVIEVGVDVPDATIIVIEHAERFGLAQLHQLRGRVGRGSKPSSCVLLYKEPLGEVAKQRLSVMRETEDGFRIAEEDLKLRGEGELLGTRQSGTPGFRVARLEHHSDLLEIARDDARLILERDPELRSERGEALRLLLYLYGRDDAVRLLRAG from the coding sequence ATGCGTCCTTCCGTTCTCGACCCCCTCTTCGCCTCGGTCACGACCCTCGACGGTATCGGCAGCAAGCTTGCAGCCTTGCTTGCCAATGTTGTGCCGGTGGACACGACCGGCCGCGACGTGCGGATCGGCGATCTGATCTTCGTGCTGCCCCATGGCATGATCGACCGGCGGAAGCGCTACGAGATCGCCACTGCGCCGGAGGGCGTCATCGTCACGATCGAGGTGCGGATCGACCGGCATCAGGCACCGTCGCGCGGCGGGGGATCGATGCCGTACCGTGTCTTCGCGCATGACGAGACGGGCGAACTCGCGCTGACCTTCTTCCACGCCAAGGGCGCATGGTTGCAAAACGTGCTGCCCGAAGGCGAGCGTATGATCGTTTCAGGGCGGATGGAGTGGTTCAACGGCCGGCCGTCCATGGTTCACCCGGACCACATGGTGCTCGCGGACCGCGCCGGCGAACTCCCGCTCGTAGAACCCGTTTATCCGCTGACGGCCGGTCTCTCGACGAAGGTTTTGCGCCGGTCGATCCTCGCCGCGGTCGATCAGGTTCCCCCCTTGCCCGAGTGGATGGACCCCGAACTCATGCGCCGGCGCAGCTTTCCCGCGCTGAACGAAGCGCTGGCGCGGCTGCACAACCCCGCCGATCCGGTGGAGATCGATCCGAACAGCGCGGCCTGGCGACGCCTCGCCTATGACGAACTCCTCGCAGGTCAATTGGCGCTTGCGCTGGTGCGCCGCCGCATTCGCAAGGCCAGCGGCCGGCCTCTCGTCGGGGATGGCCGGTACGAGGCCCTCATCCGGGCGGCACTGCCGTATTCGCTGACCGAATCGCAGAGCATCGCGTTGTCCGAGATCAAAGCGGACCTCGCTTTGCCGGAACGCATGTTACGCCTGCTGCAAGGTGACGTCGGCTCCGGAAAAACCGTCGTCGCGCTTCTGGCGATGGCGCGTGCGGCGGAAGCGGGTGGGCAGTCCGCTCTCATGGCGCCGACCGAAATCCTGGCGCGTCAGCATCTGGCGACCATCGCACCGCTTGCCGAACGGGCGGGGCTGCGTGCGGCGATCCTTACCGGGCGCGACAAGGGCGCGGAACGGCAGCGAACGCTGGACGACATCGCCGCCGGGCGCATCGATTTCGTGATCGGCACGCACGCCTTGTTTCAGGAAAGCGTAGCCTTTCACGATCTTGCGCTCGCCATCGTCGACGAGCAGCATCGTTTCGGCGTGCATCAGCGCTTGTCCATGTCCGCCAAGGGCGATACGCCCGACATGCTGGTGATGACCGCGACGCCCATACCGCGAACGCTGGTACTCACCGCGTTCGGCGACATGGACGTGTCGCGCCTGCCGGAAAAACCGGCCGGCCGCCAGCCGATCCAGACGGCCACGCTGCCGATCGAGCGGCTGTCGGATCTTGTGGAGCGTCTTCGCAAAGCCGTCGCCGAGGGCCAGAAGGTCTACTGGATCTGCCCGCTGGTCGAGGAATCCGAAGAGGTGAAGCTGATGTCGGCCGACGAGCGCTTCACGGCGCTCCAGCCCGCCTTCGCCGGCAAGATCGGCCTCATCCACGGCCGGATGAACGGTCGCGACAAGGACGAGGCCATGCGCGCCTTCAAGGCCGGCGAAACGCGTCTTCTCGTCGGCACGACCGTCATCGAGGTGGGTGTCGATGTTCCCGACGCCACCATCATCGTGATCGAACACGCGGAGCGTTTCGGCCTCGCGCAGTTGCATCAGCTTCGCGGCCGCGTCGGCCGGGGGTCGAAGCCGTCAAGCTGCGTGCTTCTCTACAAGGAACCGCTCGGCGAGGTCGCGAAACAAAGGCTGTCGGTCATGCGCGAGACGGAAGACGGGTTTCGCATCGCCGAAGAGGACCTGAAACTTCGCGGCGAAGGCGAGCTTCTTGGCACTCGACAGTCCGGCACGCCCGGGTTTCGCGTGGCGCGGCTGGAGCACCATTCCGATCTTCTGGAGATCGCGCGCGACGATGCACGCCTCATCCTGGAGCGCGATCCCGAACTGCGCTCCGAGCGCGGCGAAGCGCTTCGCCTGCTGCTCTATCTCTACGGCCGCGACGATGCCGTAAGGCTGCTGCGCGCGGGCTGA
- the glmS gene encoding glutamine--fructose-6-phosphate transaminase (isomerizing) — MCGIVGIVGRSPVAPLIVDALKRLEYRGYDSAGVATISHGNLGRRRAEGKLINLEKRIQDEPLDGTIGIGHTRWATHGVPNETNAHPHFSKDVAIVHNGIIENFAELRSDLIADGYEFASQTDTEVVAHLVSRELSRGLAPVEAAHKALQQLDGAFALAIMFRGDEDMIIGARNGPPLAVGHGDGEMYLGSDAIALSPFTNAVTYLEDGDWAVVRRNELKIFDSAGNQVERRRQQSVGTSYMVDKGNYRHFMEKEIYEQPEVVSHTLAHYLDFSTGTAKDFETPFDFGTIDRLAISACGTAYLAGLIGKYWFERYARLPVDIDIASEFRYREMPLSKQSGALFISQSGETADTLASLRYCRQEGLPIGAIVNVRESTIARESDGIFPTLAGPEIGVASTKAFTCQLSVLASLAVRAAAARGTIDKEKEKMLVRQLSEAPKLANQTLKLAEQIEKLARDLSQYKHVLYLGRDTNFPLAMEGALKLKEISYIHAEGYAAGELKHGPIALIDETMPVIVIAPHDRIFEKTVSNMQEVAARGGKIILITDAKGAKLSTIDTMDTIVVPDVPEIISPIIYALPIQMLAYYTAVFMGTDVDQPRNLAKSVTVE, encoded by the coding sequence ATGTGCGGAATAGTCGGGATTGTCGGGCGCTCGCCCGTAGCACCCTTGATCGTCGATGCGCTGAAGCGCCTGGAATATCGCGGATATGACTCGGCCGGTGTCGCGACGATCTCGCATGGCAATCTCGGGCGTCGTCGTGCCGAAGGCAAGCTGATCAACCTTGAGAAGCGTATCCAGGACGAGCCGCTCGACGGCACGATCGGCATCGGGCACACCCGCTGGGCCACGCATGGCGTGCCGAACGAGACCAACGCGCACCCCCATTTCTCCAAGGATGTCGCGATCGTCCACAACGGCATTATCGAGAATTTCGCCGAACTGCGCTCGGACCTGATCGCGGACGGATACGAGTTCGCGTCGCAGACCGACACCGAAGTGGTGGCGCACCTCGTCTCGCGGGAGCTTTCAAGGGGGCTCGCGCCGGTCGAAGCCGCCCATAAGGCGCTGCAGCAACTGGATGGCGCGTTCGCGCTCGCGATCATGTTCCGGGGCGACGAGGACATGATCATCGGCGCGCGCAACGGCCCGCCTCTGGCGGTCGGTCACGGCGACGGCGAGATGTATCTCGGTTCGGACGCGATTGCCCTGTCGCCCTTCACCAACGCCGTCACCTATCTGGAAGATGGCGATTGGGCCGTCGTGCGCCGCAACGAACTGAAGATCTTCGACAGCGCCGGCAATCAGGTCGAGCGTCGCCGGCAGCAGTCCGTCGGTACGAGCTACATGGTCGACAAGGGCAACTACCGGCACTTCATGGAGAAGGAAATCTATGAGCAACCGGAGGTCGTGTCGCACACGCTGGCCCACTATCTCGACTTCTCGACCGGCACCGCCAAGGATTTCGAAACGCCGTTCGACTTCGGGACGATCGACCGGCTTGCCATCTCCGCCTGCGGAACGGCCTACCTTGCCGGGCTGATCGGAAAATACTGGTTCGAGCGCTATGCGCGGCTGCCGGTCGACATCGATATCGCGTCCGAGTTTCGCTATCGCGAAATGCCGCTGTCGAAGCAGAGCGGCGCGCTCTTCATCTCGCAGTCTGGCGAAACGGCCGACACGCTGGCCTCGTTGCGCTATTGCCGTCAGGAGGGTCTGCCGATCGGCGCGATCGTCAACGTGCGCGAATCCACGATCGCGCGCGAATCCGACGGCATCTTCCCGACGCTAGCCGGGCCTGAGATCGGCGTGGCATCGACAAAGGCGTTCACCTGCCAGCTTTCGGTCCTCGCATCGCTTGCCGTGCGCGCCGCCGCCGCGCGCGGAACCATCGACAAGGAGAAGGAGAAGATGCTGGTGCGCCAGCTCTCCGAGGCGCCCAAGCTTGCCAACCAGACGCTGAAACTCGCAGAGCAGATCGAGAAGCTCGCGCGCGACCTGTCGCAGTACAAGCACGTGCTCTATCTCGGCCGCGACACCAACTTCCCGCTGGCGATGGAAGGGGCTCTCAAGCTCAAGGAAATCTCCTACATCCACGCCGAAGGCTATGCCGCGGGAGAGCTGAAGCACGGCCCCATCGCCCTGATCGACGAGACGATGCCGGTCATCGTCATCGCGCCGCATGACCGCATCTTCGAAAAGACCGTCTCCAACATGCAGGAAGTCGCGGCGCGGGGCGGCAAGATCATCCTGATCACCGACGCCAAGGGTGCGAAACTGTCGACCATCGACACGATGGATACGATCGTCGTCCCGGACGTGCCGGAAATCATCTCGCCGATCATCTATGCGCTGCCGATCCAGATGCTGGCCTATTACACGGCCGTTTTCATGGGCACGGATGTCGATCAGCCACGCAATCTCGCGAAATCGGTGACTGTCGAATAG